The proteins below come from a single Williamwhitmania taraxaci genomic window:
- a CDS encoding ATP-grasp domain-containing protein: MRTLNIHTKYSTSMILLDKPFVSEFLQLTLAKNQYPVVKTANSELLITNKQVKFISETEAIKLVQENGDELVYSNSENAISWVEKNLPFSRLPKTIKLFKDKVAFRELVKPIFPNFYFKSVPITELATLSSVDIPKPFIIKPAIGFFSMGVHKVDTDKEWEALRTTIVDEIEQVKDLYPKEVMNATNFIIEDCIEGDEYAVDCYFNSTGKATVLNIMEHIFGSGKDVSDRVYLTSKDIIEKNLANVEAFLSEVSRLAELRNFPAHIEIRIDKTGTIYPIEVNPMRFGGWCSTGDMAWLAYGINEYECLFEQTAPNWSEILKDKAGKVYSISILDNNSGYKAEDIVKFDYDKLLSHFEKPLELRKINFHEYPVFAFLFSETRQENMAELERILKSNLREYIVVKPI, translated from the coding sequence ATGCGCACATTAAACATTCACACTAAATATAGCACCTCAATGATTCTATTAGATAAACCATTCGTTTCCGAATTTTTACAATTAACCCTTGCAAAGAACCAATATCCGGTTGTAAAAACGGCTAATAGCGAACTACTTATTACCAACAAGCAGGTAAAGTTTATTAGCGAAACCGAAGCCATTAAGCTGGTTCAGGAAAACGGCGACGAGCTTGTGTATAGCAACTCCGAAAACGCAATTAGCTGGGTGGAGAAGAACCTTCCATTCTCGAGGCTTCCAAAAACAATAAAGCTATTTAAAGATAAGGTTGCGTTCCGCGAACTGGTAAAGCCTATCTTCCCAAACTTCTACTTCAAGAGCGTTCCCATTACCGAATTGGCCACGCTTTCGTCGGTTGATATTCCGAAACCCTTTATCATCAAGCCTGCCATAGGTTTCTTCAGCATGGGAGTGCACAAGGTGGACACCGACAAAGAGTGGGAGGCCCTTCGCACCACCATTGTCGACGAGATAGAACAAGTTAAAGACCTATACCCTAAAGAGGTAATGAATGCTACAAACTTCATTATTGAAGATTGCATTGAAGGCGACGAATACGCCGTTGATTGTTACTTTAACAGCACCGGAAAGGCCACTGTTCTCAACATTATGGAGCATATTTTTGGTTCGGGAAAGGATGTGAGCGATCGTGTTTACCTTACCTCGAAGGATATTATTGAGAAGAATCTGGCCAACGTTGAAGCCTTCCTTTCGGAAGTTTCGCGCCTTGCCGAGCTGCGTAACTTCCCAGCCCATATCGAGATTAGAATTGATAAAACTGGCACTATTTACCCTATTGAGGTAAACCCAATGCGCTTTGGCGGTTGGTGCTCTACCGGCGATATGGCTTGGCTGGCTTATGGCATTAATGAGTACGAGTGCCTCTTTGAGCAAACAGCCCCAAACTGGAGCGAAATACTTAAGGATAAAGCCGGAAAGGTTTACAGTATCTCTATCCTCGACAATAACTCGGGCTACAAAGCCGAGGATATTGTGAAGTTCGACTACGACAAGCTCCTCTCCCACTTCGAAAAACCGTTGGAGCTCCGAAAGATAAACTTCCACGAGTATCCCGTGTTTGCCTTCCTCTTTTCGGAAACCCGACAAGAGAATATGGCCGAGTTGGAACGTATTCTGAAGTCGAACCTAAGGGAGTATATTGTGGTTAAACCTATTTAA